The Acidimicrobiia bacterium nucleotide sequence GGCCCTGAGTCGTTGTTGTCGACGAAGAGGCCGTCCGCCGGCGAACCAGGCGGTCCGAACTCCGGGTCGCCGTCTCGGGTCCATGACGAGATCGTCGCTCCGTTCCGTAGGTCGATGAGCGAGGTGGTCTTACCACCGCACGCGCTAAAGAACACCGCGTGTGTGCCCTCGTCGTTGATGGCGGCGGGGGCTAGGCAATCTCGTCGGAAGATCACTTCGTTGGTTCCGAGCCGCTCGATCCAGGCGACGCCGTCCGAGTCGACGCCGCCAGCCCATTCACCAGAGCGCGAAACCGCAACCTCGATCGATGACGGCGAACTCTGTGCGATGAGCGCTCCGGTCCTTGTGGCGTATCTCCGGGCAACGGACGTGTCGCCTGACCTTTCGATCGTCGCGACATACCGGCCGTCCGATGACATCAGCGGAATCAGCCAGTCGAGTCCGACGGTCTCGATGTTGGCGAGCGCTGGTGGTCCGCCTGGTGTCAAATCCCAAATCACCACTTCGCCGGAACTGACCAGTGCGGCCAGCATGGTTTCGTCGGGTGAGAAGGAGACCGACGGCACCCCGCCGTCGTGGCCCCGCAGCTCTAGGTGGGTGGCTCCATCTGCCGAAGCGACGACGACCGTGGAGTTGGCGCCAGAGAGGGCGACCAGACTGCCACTGGCCGAGAATGTTCCGTGGTCGAGCCCGGTGAGCGGAACTTTTCGCTCCGCCACGACATCTCCCGGTGCCCAGAACTGCCCCGATGTCGGGGTTGCGACCAGGAGCTTATCTGTGTTCGGTACCGACGTCACCGCTCGAATGGCGCCGACCGGGAGGGGCCTTGTCTCTATCGCGTGACCGGTGGCAAGTTTGTACGTAGTGATGCTTTTCGGCTCCACAGCGTCGCCGTTCGCCCGTATGATCGTCGTCCCGTCGGCGCCGAACGCGCTCGGGCCGCCCGCGAACCCGGTGGCGTCTTGGAGCAAGACCGGCTGGCCTTCGGGTTCGGTGCGATCCCACACCGGCACCGAACGCTCGCCGACGGCAGTGACGTAGCGGTCAT carries:
- a CDS encoding WD40 repeat domain-containing protein, whose product is MALRPWGDPVLLFDPAVDRLIVDVGGGSSELIIYDPRTFEEVGRLDVIDAPNGATLSHDGTLLAVSSGDVLRCRTGVDVRIFELETGAVVDELEEDSCFAFPQFSPDDRYVTAVGERSVPVWDRTEPEGQPVLLQDATGFAGGPSAFGADGTTIIRANGDAVEPKSITTYKLATGHAIETRPLPVGAIRAVTSVPNTDKLLVATPTSGQFWAPGDVVAERKVPLTGLDHGTFSASGSLVALSGANSTVVVASADGATHLELRGHDGGVPSVSFSPDETMLAALVSSGEVVIWDLTPGGPPALANIETVGLDWLIPLMSSDGRYVATIERSGDTSVARRYATRTGALIAQSSPSSIEVAVSRSGEWAGGVDSDGVAWIERLGTNEVIFRRDCLAPAAINDEGTHAVFFSACGGKTTSLIDLRNGATISSWTRDGDPEFGPPGSPADGLFVDNNDSGPVFRSVSTGDIVAAPYIGKTWRPRFSADGRYLSLGSGYEGGYVLNVEAIVAGAPKDEVVVINPLVEGGPTRTAMASGSFGVTTHNEDSIRVWSLATEDQWMNIPTQATTFAFVAMSPDGTVLYYPDHDGVLVRALLDPEELAKLARARTTRDFTVEECQQFNIVDDCSIYEPEPARG